A genome region from Paradevosia shaoguanensis includes the following:
- a CDS encoding phage head closure protein — protein MSEHIPALGTLTDRVQILRREMTGEPEGGHATLFVPIATVWSRVRPLSGRQGVGADGRGVTVSHSVVMRFRPDVKPGDRVVYRGRRLEVVTAGDINGRRAYLSCSCAESAVTG, from the coding sequence ATGAGCGAGCACATTCCGGCATTGGGCACGCTGACCGACCGCGTGCAGATATTGCGGCGCGAGATGACGGGGGAACCCGAGGGCGGCCATGCCACGCTCTTCGTGCCGATCGCCACGGTCTGGTCGCGGGTGCGTCCGCTTTCAGGTCGGCAGGGCGTGGGCGCCGACGGGCGCGGCGTGACGGTGAGCCACAGCGTGGTGATGCGTTTCCGCCCGGACGTGAAGCCGGGGGATCGCGTGGTCTATCGCGGGCGGCGGCTGGAGGTGGTGACGGCGGGAGATATCAACGGGCGGCGGGCGTATCTGAGCTGCTCGTGCGCGGAAAGTGCGGTGACGGGATGA
- a CDS encoding rcc01693 family protein: MTPFPWDAAMQMGFGVMRLSSRDFWGLTPRELAAAFGAASGRAAPPRARLDELMRAFPDGGRNG, translated from the coding sequence ATGACGCCGTTTCCCTGGGACGCGGCCATGCAGATGGGCTTCGGCGTGATGCGGCTTTCCTCGCGCGATTTCTGGGGCCTGACCCCGCGCGAACTGGCGGCTGCCTTTGGCGCCGCGAGCGGCAGGGCCGCTCCGCCGCGGGCACGGCTGGACGAATTGATGCGGGCATTTCCCGACGGAGGACGCAATGGCTGA
- a CDS encoding HK97 family phage prohead protease, which translates to MSGIPIDETGRFAGYASVFSQVDGGGDVVMPGAFARTLARRGAERIRMLFQHDPKEPVGTWERVVEDGFGLWVEGRLVPGVPRADALRRLIERGAIDGLSIGFRTVRATREAKSGHRRLWQVDLWEISIVSFPMMEGARIAGVPSENRLQRALQQTISLLKTSQ; encoded by the coding sequence GTGAGCGGCATTCCGATCGACGAGACGGGGCGGTTCGCCGGCTATGCCAGCGTGTTTTCGCAGGTGGATGGCGGGGGCGACGTGGTGATGCCCGGTGCCTTTGCCCGGACCCTTGCCCGGCGCGGGGCCGAGCGCATCCGCATGCTGTTCCAGCACGACCCCAAGGAGCCGGTGGGCACCTGGGAGCGCGTGGTGGAGGACGGCTTCGGCCTCTGGGTCGAGGGGCGCCTGGTGCCGGGCGTGCCGCGCGCCGATGCGCTGCGCAGGCTTATCGAGCGCGGGGCCATCGATGGGCTCTCCATCGGCTTTCGCACGGTGCGGGCCACACGCGAGGCCAAGTCGGGGCATCGCAGGCTCTGGCAGGTCGACCTTTGGGAAATCTCGATCGTGAGCTTCCCGATGATGGAAGGCGCCCGCATTGCCGGCGTGCCCTCCGAAAACCGCCTGCAGCGCGCGCTGCAGCAGACGATTTCACTTCTCAAAACCTCCCAATAA
- a CDS encoding phage major tail protein, TP901-1 family — translation MAAQSGKDMLLKLDSTGSGSFLTVAGLRTRSLAFNAAAIDITDAESAGRWRELLAGAGVKRASVSGAGIFKDQASDEAIRSLFFGGTIRDWQLILPDFGVVAGPFQITALEFKGDHAGEVTFDLALESAGALTFTAAS, via the coding sequence ATGGCAGCCCAGAGCGGCAAGGACATGCTGTTGAAGCTCGATTCCACGGGATCGGGCAGTTTTCTCACGGTGGCGGGATTGCGCACGCGCAGCCTCGCCTTCAACGCGGCGGCCATCGACATCACCGACGCCGAAAGCGCCGGCCGCTGGCGCGAGCTGCTGGCCGGGGCCGGCGTCAAGCGCGCATCGGTCTCGGGCGCCGGAATCTTCAAGGACCAGGCCTCCGACGAGGCAATCCGGTCGCTGTTCTTCGGCGGCACGATCCGGGACTGGCAGCTCATCCTGCCCGATTTCGGCGTGGTGGCCGGGCCGTTCCAGATCACGGCGCTCGAATTCAAGGGCGACCATGCAGGCGAAGTGACCTTCGACCTGGCGCTGGAAAGCGCCGGGGCGCTGACCTTCACCGCTGCCAGCTGA
- a CDS encoding phage tail tape measure protein produces the protein MADTLFPDGFRGELDGVSGELERIGTLADGVARSLSNAFRGAITDGRSLNGLLGDIARSFADIALRAALKPLGNLVSGLVENVFAATNPVVQGVTPFAKGGVIATPSYFPLGRGLGVAGEAGAEAVMPLMRGPDGRLGVAGGGSGVNVTFNVTASDARSFVGAEAEVGAMLLRAVRRGSRGA, from the coding sequence ATGGCTGACACGCTGTTTCCCGATGGATTCCGGGGCGAACTGGACGGGGTTTCGGGCGAGCTCGAACGCATCGGCACGCTGGCCGATGGCGTGGCGCGGTCGCTGAGCAACGCCTTCCGAGGCGCGATCACCGACGGCAGGTCGCTCAACGGCCTCCTGGGCGACATCGCCCGCAGCTTCGCCGATATCGCTCTGCGAGCGGCGCTGAAGCCGCTGGGCAACCTAGTTTCGGGGCTGGTGGAAAACGTGTTTGCGGCGACCAACCCCGTGGTGCAGGGCGTGACGCCTTTCGCCAAGGGCGGGGTGATCGCGACGCCGAGCTACTTTCCGCTGGGGCGCGGGCTGGGCGTGGCCGGCGAAGCGGGCGCGGAAGCGGTGATGCCGCTGATGCGTGGGCCGGATGGCCGGCTGGGTGTTGCCGGCGGGGGGAGCGGGGTGAACGTGACGTTCAACGTGACCGCGAGCGACGCGCGCAGCTTTGTGGGCGCGGAGGCTGAGGTGGGGGCGATGCTCTTGCGGGCTGTGCGGCGGGGGAGCCGGGGGGCATAG
- a CDS encoding phage major capsid protein, which translates to MTETVTDGLEIKAGAGSDNTALFQLMNAFETFKQDNDARLERLEKRGATDPLTEEKLERINAALDGYKAAMDRTALDRARPALEGGRSEAGDEYKEAFSAYVKRGEEKSLSIGTNSDGGYVVPGETEAEITRRLTEISPIRSIAGVRQVSSAVYKRPISISGPATGWVGEKDARPQTASQTIDAISYPAMELYAMPAATASFLDDAAVDVGQWIADEVNAAFAEQETAAFINGDGDKKPTGFLHSTLVAESSWAWGKLGYLATGVSGDFPSADQSDVLIDLVYALKAGYRQNASWVMNRRTQGAIRKLKDTEGNYLWQPATAPGANATLLGFNLVEAEDMPNIGAGTTPIAFGDFRRGYLIVDRQGVNVLRDPFSAKPYVLFYTTKRVGGGVADYDAIKLLKFAAS; encoded by the coding sequence ATGACCGAGACGGTGACCGACGGCCTTGAAATCAAGGCCGGAGCGGGCAGTGACAATACTGCTCTCTTCCAGCTGATGAACGCCTTCGAGACGTTCAAGCAGGACAACGACGCGCGCCTGGAGCGCCTCGAAAAGCGCGGCGCAACCGATCCGCTGACCGAGGAAAAGCTGGAGCGCATCAACGCCGCGCTCGACGGCTACAAGGCGGCCATGGACCGGACGGCGCTGGATCGCGCCCGCCCGGCGCTCGAAGGTGGGCGCAGCGAAGCGGGCGACGAATACAAGGAGGCCTTCTCGGCCTACGTGAAGCGCGGCGAGGAGAAGTCGCTGTCCATCGGCACCAATTCCGATGGCGGCTACGTGGTGCCGGGCGAGACCGAGGCGGAGATCACGCGTCGCCTGACCGAGATCTCGCCGATCCGTTCGATCGCCGGTGTGCGCCAGGTCTCTTCGGCCGTCTACAAGCGCCCGATCTCGATCTCCGGCCCGGCGACGGGCTGGGTGGGTGAGAAGGACGCACGTCCACAGACGGCCAGCCAGACCATCGATGCCATCAGCTATCCGGCCATGGAGCTCTACGCCATGCCGGCCGCCACCGCGAGCTTCCTCGACGATGCGGCGGTGGATGTGGGTCAGTGGATCGCCGACGAGGTGAACGCGGCTTTCGCCGAACAGGAAACGGCAGCCTTCATCAATGGCGACGGCGACAAGAAGCCGACCGGCTTCCTGCACTCGACGCTGGTGGCTGAAAGCAGCTGGGCCTGGGGCAAGCTCGGGTACCTCGCGACCGGCGTCTCGGGCGATTTCCCGAGCGCGGACCAGTCCGACGTGCTCATCGACCTCGTCTATGCACTCAAGGCCGGCTACCGCCAGAATGCGAGCTGGGTGATGAACCGGCGCACGCAGGGCGCGATCCGCAAGCTCAAGGATACCGAGGGCAACTACCTCTGGCAGCCGGCGACGGCGCCGGGCGCCAATGCCACGCTCCTGGGCTTCAACCTGGTCGAGGCCGAGGACATGCCCAATATCGGCGCGGGCACCACGCCCATCGCCTTCGGCGACTTCCGCCGCGGCTACCTGATCGTGGACCGCCAGGGCGTCAACGTGCTGCGCGACCCGTTCTCGGCCAAGCCCTACGTGCTGTTCTACACGACCAAGCGCGTGGGCGGTGGCGTGGCCGACTACGACGCGATCAAGCTGCTCAAGTTCGCGGCGAGCTAA
- a CDS encoding DUF2163 domain-containing protein yields the protein MKAFDAAFAAHIAGGETTLATCWRIVRTDDVVLGFTDHDVALAFDGVSYLPAHGLDGGEGTAKLGAQVDTSEVVGILHSEAITEDDILLGRFDGALVEIWRVNWRDVSVRALLRRDTIGEIVREDGAFRAELRSGQQALNVPKGRVYQALCDAELGDGRCGASVETPVFKADAGVAAVRDRFRLEVTGLDEFAEGWFSFGRVTWQSGPRAGKQDRVVSHARVGGADILAFDAPVGDWVEIGNSLVAYAGCDRRFSSCKSKFANAVNFRGFPHIPGNDFVMRYPKSGDVLEGQALVK from the coding sequence ATGAAAGCGTTCGATGCTGCGTTTGCAGCCCATATCGCTGGCGGCGAGACGACTTTGGCAACCTGCTGGCGCATCGTGCGGACGGACGATGTGGTGCTCGGTTTCACCGACCACGACGTGGCGCTTGCCTTCGATGGCGTGAGCTACCTGCCGGCTCATGGGCTCGATGGCGGAGAGGGCACGGCCAAGCTTGGGGCGCAGGTGGATACGTCCGAGGTGGTGGGTATCCTGCATTCGGAGGCGATTACCGAGGACGACATCCTGCTCGGCCGCTTCGATGGTGCGCTGGTCGAGATCTGGCGGGTCAACTGGCGCGATGTCTCGGTTCGCGCGCTGCTGCGGCGCGACACGATCGGCGAGATCGTGCGCGAGGATGGCGCCTTTCGCGCCGAACTGCGCTCGGGGCAGCAGGCGCTCAACGTGCCCAAGGGGCGAGTCTACCAGGCGCTCTGCGATGCGGAGCTGGGCGACGGACGGTGCGGCGCTTCTGTCGAGACGCCGGTATTCAAGGCTGATGCGGGCGTGGCGGCGGTGCGCGATCGCTTCCGGTTGGAAGTCACCGGGCTCGATGAATTCGCCGAAGGCTGGTTTTCGTTCGGGCGCGTGACCTGGCAGAGCGGTCCGCGTGCGGGCAAGCAGGACCGCGTGGTGAGCCATGCGCGGGTGGGCGGAGCGGATATCCTCGCCTTCGACGCGCCGGTGGGCGATTGGGTCGAGATCGGCAATTCCCTGGTTGCCTATGCGGGCTGCGACCGACGGTTTTCGAGCTGCAAGAGCAAGTTCGCCAATGCCGTGAACTTCCGCGGCTTTCCGCACATTCCGGGCAATGACTTCGTCATGCGCTACCCCAAATCTGGCGACGTGCTGGAAGGGCAGGCGCTGGTCAAATGA
- a CDS encoding gene transfer agent family protein, whose translation MANPQRGEIEAMIGGEARVLCLTLGALAELEARLQAGDLVGLSERFAGGRISARDLTAIIGAGLRGAGNAISDDDLARMAIEGGLKGAAEVAARLLKATFGEAEQ comes from the coding sequence ATGGCCAATCCGCAAAGGGGTGAGATCGAGGCGATGATCGGGGGCGAGGCGCGGGTGCTGTGCCTCACGCTCGGGGCGCTGGCCGAACTCGAGGCGCGGCTGCAGGCGGGAGACCTTGTGGGGCTCTCGGAACGCTTTGCCGGCGGCAGGATTTCGGCGCGCGACCTGACGGCGATCATCGGGGCAGGACTGCGGGGCGCGGGCAACGCGATTTCCGACGACGACCTGGCGCGCATGGCGATCGAAGGCGGGCTCAAGGGAGCGGCCGAAGTGGCGGCGCGTCTGCTCAAGGCGACGTTCGGCGAGGCGGAGCAATGA
- a CDS encoding NlpC/P60 family protein, producing MRDDAERIVAAARAWIGTPYRHQASTLGAGCDCLGLVRGVWREVYGDEPVAMPPYRADMRDVAFAGALLEAAETLLVRAEAMEAGRVVLFRLNGAAAPKHCGILVGEGRFVHAQEGLGVVEASLEGWARRVTGVFAFP from the coding sequence ATGAGGGACGATGCGGAACGGATCGTGGCGGCGGCGCGCGCGTGGATCGGCACGCCGTACCGGCACCAGGCCTCGACGCTGGGTGCGGGCTGCGATTGCCTGGGGCTGGTGCGGGGCGTCTGGCGCGAGGTCTATGGCGACGAGCCGGTGGCCATGCCGCCTTATCGTGCGGACATGCGGGACGTGGCGTTTGCAGGCGCGTTGCTGGAGGCAGCGGAGACGCTGCTGGTTCGGGCCGAGGCGATGGAGGCGGGGCGCGTGGTGCTGTTCCGGCTCAACGGCGCGGCGGCACCCAAGCATTGCGGGATTCTGGTGGGCGAGGGCCGGTTCGTGCATGCGCAGGAGGGCCTGGGGGTGGTCGAGGCCAGCCTTGAGGGTTGGGCGCGCAGGGTGACTGGGGTGTTTGCGTTTCCATAA
- a CDS encoding head-tail connector protein gives MTSYLLAGPAQEPVTLVEAKAFLRLDDSAEDGLVSTLITAARLHVEGITGRALMAQDWRVVLDAWPPDRSVRLPVTPLMSVTKITAYDGDGIGHEIPVAQFWPENGRLLLPLNVAGMPVLRERQGIEVDYRAGFGEAASNVPADLRQALLALVGYWFEHRDAVIVAGSGAVVPSGFDRVIAPYRSVRL, from the coding sequence ATGACGTCTTACCTTCTCGCCGGACCGGCGCAGGAGCCGGTGACGCTTGTGGAGGCCAAGGCTTTCCTCAGGCTCGACGACAGCGCCGAGGATGGGCTGGTCTCAACGCTCATCACCGCGGCGCGCCTGCATGTCGAGGGCATTACCGGCCGCGCGCTGATGGCGCAGGACTGGCGCGTGGTGCTCGACGCCTGGCCGCCCGACCGCAGCGTCAGGCTGCCGGTGACGCCGCTGATGAGCGTCACGAAGATCACCGCCTATGACGGCGATGGGATCGGACACGAGATTCCGGTGGCCCAGTTCTGGCCGGAGAACGGCAGGCTGCTCTTGCCGCTCAACGTCGCCGGCATGCCGGTGCTGCGCGAGCGGCAGGGTATCGAGGTCGATTACCGTGCCGGGTTCGGCGAGGCGGCTTCGAACGTGCCGGCGGATCTGCGGCAGGCGCTGCTGGCGCTGGTCGGCTACTGGTTCGAGCACCGCGACGCGGTGATCGTGGCGGGCTCGGGCGCGGTGGTGCCATCCGGCTTCGATCGCGTGATCGCGCCTTATCGGAGCGTGCGGCTATGA
- a CDS encoding DUF3168 domain-containing protein: MTHPIVSLQAALVTAFRADAALMALIGANAIFDAPPLGGAGSYVVVARHDMRPRDGDLMPGNEHRLVLHVWHADPSRKGALAIAERLAAVAFEADLDDAELTVTHRRHEGTETAIDKDTGKARAALALRFHTEPTL; encoded by the coding sequence ATGACCCATCCCATCGTTTCCCTCCAGGCGGCGCTGGTGACGGCGTTTCGCGCGGATGCGGCTTTGATGGCGCTGATAGGGGCCAACGCGATTTTCGATGCGCCACCGCTCGGGGGCGCGGGCAGTTACGTCGTGGTGGCGCGGCACGATATGCGGCCGCGCGATGGCGACCTGATGCCGGGCAACGAGCATCGGCTGGTGCTGCATGTCTGGCACGCTGACCCCTCGCGAAAGGGCGCGCTGGCCATTGCCGAGCGGCTGGCGGCGGTGGCGTTCGAGGCCGATCTCGACGATGCGGAACTGACCGTGACGCACCGCCGGCACGAAGGCACCGAGACGGCCATCGACAAGGATACGGGCAAGGCGCGGGCGGCCCTGGCGCTTCGCTTTCATACGGAACCCACACTTTAG
- a CDS encoding baseplate multidomain protein megatron: MATLALSVAGQFVGGFVGGPIGATIGRALGALAGAAVDNALFGEKPQQRRMGSDFQLQGSVEGGAVPRLYGWSRVSGNIIWATELEEMTRETSGAKGFGPQTSESEIFANFAVGLCEGEVHRLGRIWADGKLLDTQGLNIRFHRGTGGQTVDSLIEGKQGSGNTPAYRGLCYLVFERLPLSQFGNRIPQISAELCRVVGELEPAIKAVTIIPGATEFGYDPVPRVRVVGPGQTTAENTHLMAGISDWTLSIDELTAICPNLEHVSLVVSWFGSDLRCADCLIEPRVEGSARVVEGTEWSVAGLTRAGARVVSTHDGGPAYGGTPSDAAVRAAIADLKARGLKVTLYPLVMMDVPEGNTLTDPYWGGHQPAYPWRGRITCNPAPGGAGTPDKTGAVLAQVDAFVGTGADWRYRRMVRHYANLAVAAGGVDAFIIGSEMRGMTTLRGAGNSFPFVSALVALAAEVRGIVGSGTRLTYAADWSEFSGYQPDGEKFFHLDPLWASPNIDAVGIDNYMPLTDWRDGDDHLDAAEGRCVYDRGYLQGRIASGEGYDWYYGSDAERVAQTRSPIGDGTYGEPWVWRFKDIEGWWSNAHHDRPGGVRAPSATAWVPRSKPLWFTELGCGAVDKGANQPNVFGDPKSSESGRPYFSSGLSDPLMQRQFLRAQLDYWGGAANPASSLYGGPMVERIYLWTWDARPYPAFPADTGSWSDGTNHPTGHWLTGRVGAMAGDELIAAVARDHGVALSHVEAVQPLIHGLKLDGVGSARDALEEVLAVSGLSVRDGQNGLEFRRALEREAVPAGELVAGEGSIVSRRRPDPGEALGRVALTYLDRERAYLTGTVTAMRLGGGATAGEGSNLVLDLAGARYSAERILLDRAVSEIIEFTLPPSMAAVEVGDVLSLDGVSEGPFEVTEIRDGLARKVSARALPPSMIAAITSDRPQAPMALTGVRAMPVVVVAHLPPLPESPLRSRLLLAASAKPWPGEVAFDEEVTGTVLARAAAPAVLGELTAALPAGSFGEWDDTSIVRLRAYSGHFSSASEAAVLAGSNRLAVLGDDGEWEVLGFAEAELLAPGLYELSHLLRGMDGSASGAAAVGRRVFVPDSRAVSIPVDGAWLDTTMNLRAFAGRSDVTGQALAVEIGLGPVLPLAPTNLVATRALPLGDVTFTWSRRSRADPNGTGAGVPALEYVPEAYRVTIFNGASPVRSIDVGAASAAYPAALQLLDFGSLPASFTFTVAQMSAGFGAGHPAQGVFHA; the protein is encoded by the coding sequence ATGGCCACTTTAGCACTCTCGGTTGCCGGGCAGTTCGTCGGCGGGTTCGTGGGCGGACCGATCGGGGCGACGATCGGGCGCGCGCTGGGGGCATTGGCGGGGGCGGCGGTCGACAATGCGCTGTTCGGCGAGAAGCCGCAGCAGCGGCGGATGGGCAGCGACTTCCAGTTGCAGGGTTCGGTCGAGGGCGGGGCGGTGCCACGGCTCTATGGCTGGAGCCGGGTCAGCGGCAACATCATCTGGGCGACCGAGCTCGAGGAGATGACGCGCGAGACCTCCGGCGCCAAGGGCTTTGGGCCGCAGACCTCGGAAAGCGAGATCTTCGCCAACTTCGCCGTGGGTCTCTGCGAGGGCGAGGTGCACCGGCTCGGTCGCATCTGGGCCGACGGCAAGCTGCTCGACACACAGGGGCTCAATATCCGCTTCCATCGTGGAACGGGCGGCCAGACGGTCGACAGCCTCATCGAGGGCAAGCAGGGGAGCGGCAATACGCCGGCCTATCGCGGGCTCTGCTACCTGGTCTTCGAACGCCTGCCGCTATCGCAGTTCGGCAACCGCATCCCGCAGATTTCGGCCGAGCTCTGCCGCGTCGTGGGCGAGCTGGAGCCGGCGATCAAGGCGGTGACCATCATTCCGGGAGCGACCGAGTTCGGCTACGACCCCGTGCCGCGCGTGCGGGTGGTGGGGCCAGGGCAGACGACGGCCGAGAATACGCACCTCATGGCGGGCATATCGGACTGGACGCTCTCGATCGACGAGCTGACGGCGATCTGCCCCAATCTCGAACATGTCTCGTTGGTGGTGAGCTGGTTCGGCAGCGACCTGCGCTGCGCGGACTGCCTTATCGAACCGCGGGTCGAGGGCTCGGCGCGCGTGGTCGAGGGCACGGAATGGTCGGTGGCCGGGCTGACGCGGGCGGGCGCCAGGGTGGTTTCCACCCATGACGGCGGGCCGGCCTATGGCGGCACGCCTTCCGACGCGGCGGTGCGGGCGGCGATTGCCGACCTCAAGGCGCGCGGGCTCAAGGTGACGCTCTACCCGCTGGTGATGATGGACGTGCCGGAAGGCAATACGCTGACCGATCCCTATTGGGGCGGCCACCAGCCGGCTTATCCCTGGCGCGGTCGGATCACCTGCAACCCGGCGCCGGGTGGGGCGGGTACGCCGGACAAGACAGGCGCCGTTCTGGCTCAGGTCGACGCATTCGTGGGGACGGGCGCCGACTGGCGTTATCGCCGGATGGTGCGGCATTACGCGAACCTGGCGGTGGCGGCCGGTGGGGTCGATGCCTTCATCATCGGCTCGGAAATGCGCGGAATGACGACGCTGCGCGGCGCCGGCAACAGCTTTCCCTTCGTCTCGGCGCTGGTCGCGCTGGCAGCGGAGGTGCGCGGCATCGTCGGGAGCGGGACAAGGCTCACCTACGCGGCGGACTGGTCGGAATTTTCCGGATACCAGCCGGATGGGGAGAAGTTCTTCCATCTCGATCCGCTCTGGGCGAGCCCGAATATCGATGCCGTGGGCATCGACAATTACATGCCGCTCACCGACTGGCGGGATGGTGACGACCATCTCGATGCTGCGGAGGGTCGCTGTGTCTACGATCGTGGCTATCTGCAGGGCCGGATCGCCAGCGGCGAGGGCTATGACTGGTACTATGGCTCGGATGCCGAGCGAGTGGCGCAGACGCGTTCGCCGATCGGCGATGGCACCTATGGCGAGCCCTGGGTCTGGCGGTTCAAGGATATCGAAGGCTGGTGGAGCAACGCCCATCATGATCGCCCGGGTGGCGTGAGGGCACCGTCCGCTACGGCCTGGGTGCCGCGCTCCAAGCCGCTGTGGTTCACGGAGCTCGGCTGCGGAGCGGTCGACAAGGGAGCGAACCAGCCCAATGTCTTCGGCGATCCGAAGAGCTCGGAAAGCGGGCGGCCATATTTTTCGAGCGGGCTCTCCGACCCGCTGATGCAAAGGCAGTTCCTGCGGGCGCAACTGGACTATTGGGGCGGGGCGGCAAACCCCGCCTCAAGTCTTTATGGCGGTCCGATGGTGGAGCGTATCTACCTCTGGACCTGGGATGCGCGGCCCTATCCGGCCTTTCCGGCCGACACTGGAAGCTGGAGCGATGGCACCAACCATCCGACCGGGCACTGGCTGACCGGGCGCGTGGGCGCCATGGCGGGGGACGAGCTGATCGCGGCCGTGGCGCGCGATCACGGCGTGGCGTTATCGCATGTCGAGGCCGTGCAGCCGCTGATCCACGGACTCAAGCTCGACGGCGTCGGCTCGGCGCGCGATGCGCTGGAGGAGGTGCTGGCGGTTTCCGGTCTTTCGGTGCGCGATGGGCAGAACGGGCTCGAATTTCGCCGGGCGCTGGAGCGCGAGGCGGTGCCGGCGGGCGAACTGGTGGCGGGCGAGGGGTCGATCGTTTCTCGACGACGCCCTGATCCGGGCGAGGCGCTGGGACGCGTGGCGCTAACCTATCTCGACCGCGAACGGGCATACCTTACAGGCACGGTCACGGCGATGCGGCTCGGCGGTGGTGCGACGGCGGGCGAGGGGTCGAACCTGGTGCTCGATCTCGCCGGTGCGCGGTATTCGGCCGAACGCATCCTGCTGGACAGGGCGGTGTCGGAAATCATCGAGTTCACGCTGCCGCCGTCCATGGCGGCAGTGGAGGTGGGCGACGTGCTCAGCCTCGATGGCGTGTCAGAGGGGCCGTTCGAGGTGACGGAAATCCGTGACGGTCTGGCCCGCAAGGTCAGCGCGCGGGCGCTGCCGCCATCGATGATTGCTGCAATTACTTCGGACAGGCCGCAGGCGCCTATGGCGCTGACGGGAGTCAGGGCAATGCCGGTGGTCGTGGTGGCGCATTTGCCGCCTTTGCCGGAAAGCCCGCTGCGTTCGCGCCTGCTGCTGGCGGCATCCGCCAAGCCCTGGCCGGGCGAGGTGGCCTTCGACGAGGAGGTGACAGGGACCGTGCTGGCGCGCGCGGCGGCTCCCGCGGTGCTGGGTGAACTGACCGCGGCGCTGCCTGCGGGCAGTTTCGGCGAGTGGGACGATACCAGCATTGTGCGGCTACGCGCCTATTCGGGGCATTTCTCGTCGGCGAGCGAAGCCGCGGTGCTGGCTGGGAGCAATCGGCTGGCGGTGCTGGGCGATGACGGCGAATGGGAAGTGCTCGGCTTTGCCGAAGCGGAACTGCTGGCGCCGGGACTCTACGAACTGAGCCATCTGCTGCGCGGCATGGATGGGTCGGCGAGCGGGGCGGCGGCGGTAGGGCGCAGGGTGTTCGTGCCGGATAGCCGAGCGGTTTCGATTCCGGTCGACGGCGCCTGGCTCGATACGACGATGAACCTGCGCGCCTTCGCCGGTCGGTCGGACGTGACCGGGCAGGCGCTTGCGGTGGAGATCGGCCTCGGCCCGGTGCTGCCGCTGGCGCCGACGAACCTGGTCGCGACGCGCGCGCTGCCGCTCGGGGATGTCACCTTCACGTGGAGCCGGCGCAGCCGCGCCGACCCCAACGGCACCGGGGCAGGCGTGCCGGCGCTCGAATATGTGCCGGAGGCCTATCGGGTGACGATCTTCAACGGCGCTTCGCCGGTGCGCAGCATCGACGTTGGCGCGGCCTCGGCCGCCTACCCGGCGGCGCTGCAATTGCTCGATTTCGGCAGCCTGCCGGCGAGCTTCACCTTCACGGTCGCGCAGATGAGCGCCGGATTTGGAGCGGGGCATCCCGCCCAGGGAGTTTTCCATGCCTGA
- a CDS encoding DUF2460 domain-containing protein produces MAFHPIRFPLDIALGARGGPERATDIVTLASGAEERNSRWAHSRRRYNAGYGVKSRADMQAVLAFFEERRGRFHSFLWRDGLDFSSGGATPDPLDQVIGTGDGVKAAFALVKTYGASFDPYLRPITKPVAGSVRVAVAGVETSAFAVDEMTGVVTLDAPPAPGAVVTAGFLFDVPVRFDIDRLDIELTSFDAAEAPTLPLIEVLE; encoded by the coding sequence ATGGCTTTTCATCCGATCCGCTTTCCGCTCGATATCGCGCTGGGGGCGCGGGGCGGGCCGGAGCGGGCTACCGATATCGTGACGCTGGCTTCGGGCGCCGAAGAGCGGAACAGCCGGTGGGCGCATTCGCGACGGCGATACAATGCCGGCTATGGCGTGAAGTCGCGCGCCGACATGCAGGCGGTGCTGGCCTTCTTCGAGGAGCGGCGCGGGCGGTTCCACTCGTTCCTCTGGCGCGATGGACTGGATTTTTCGTCGGGCGGCGCCACGCCGGATCCGCTCGACCAGGTGATCGGCACCGGGGACGGGGTGAAGGCCGCGTTCGCGCTGGTGAAGACATATGGGGCCAGTTTCGACCCCTATCTCCGGCCGATCACCAAGCCTGTCGCAGGCTCCGTGCGCGTGGCGGTCGCGGGGGTCGAAACGAGCGCCTTCGCGGTCGACGAGATGACGGGAGTGGTGACGCTCGATGCGCCCCCGGCGCCAGGGGCGGTCGTCACGGCGGGCTTTCTGTTCGATGTGCCGGTGCGTTTCGATATCGATCGGCTCGATATCGAGCTGACGAGCTTCGACGCGGCCGAGGCACCCACCCTTCCCCTGATCGAGGTGCTGGAATGA